In one Vidua chalybeata isolate OUT-0048 chromosome 4, bVidCha1 merged haplotype, whole genome shotgun sequence genomic region, the following are encoded:
- the PRSS12 gene encoding neurotrypsin — MTFAGFVVALVIGVIPGARGPGQVSAGLPAARAPQPPGGFPAAQCPWAPTAPPLPPRGAAGRAPRSRRSSCALPGGAEGRPGCAPGAGRGAAESGRADFERGSVRLQGGKNEFEGTVEVYLNGIWGTICGNHWDNNDATVVCRQLALGERGTAKHIPFSGLGLIPVFWSEVHCCGDEENILLCEKDTWQDGICPQKMAAAVTCSSSLGPVFTPIRLAGGSNANEGRVEVYHGGQWGTVCDDQWDDADAEVVCRQLGFGGVARAWSQAYFGEGSGPVLLDEVQCTGNELSIEQCPKSSWQEHNCGHKEDAGVSCTPLTDGALRLTGGKGSHEGRLEVYHTGQWGTVCDDGWTELNTQVVCWQLGFKYGKSAGMEKESYSEGSSGPIWLDDVICSGKETNLLQCSRREWGKHDCDHQEDVRLICHPENDSHKRSLGPPIRLMDGENKKEGRVEIFINGQWGTICDDGWSDKDAAVVCRQLGYKGPARARTMAYFGEGKGPIHVDNVKCTGNERSLADCIKQDIGTHNCRHSEDAGVICDHLSKKVPGNSNKDSLASVCGLRLLHRRQKRIIGGRNSLRGSWPWQVALRLKSSHGDGRLLCGATLISSCWVLTAAHCFKRYGNNTRNYVVRVGDYHTLVLEEYEEEIGVQEIVVHKDYRPDSSDYDIALVRLQGPEEQCARFSTHVLPACLPLRRERPQKTAPNCFITGWGDTGWAYSRTLQQAAIPLLPKRVCEERYKRRFTGRMLCAGNVQEQKRVDSCQGDSGGPLMCERPGESWVVYGVTSWGYGCGVKDSPGVYTKVSSFVPWIKSVTKL; from the exons ATGACTTTCGCCGGCTTCGTGGTGGCGTTGGTAATAGGGGTGATCCCCGGAGCCCGCGGGCCGGGGCAGGTCTCCGCCGGCCTTCCGGCCGCCCGCGCCCCACAGCCCCCCGGGGGCTTCCCTGCGGcccagtgcccctgggcaccgACGGCACCTCCTTTACCgccgcggggggcggcgggccgggcgccgcggagccgccgcagCTCCTGCGCCCTACCCGGAGGCGCCGAGGGGCGACCCGGCTGCGCCcccggggccggccggggcGCGGCGGAGAGCGGCCGCGCTGATTTCGAGCGAG GGTCAGTGAGACTCCAGGGAGGCAAGAATGAGTTTGAAGGTACAGTGGAGGTTTATTTGAATGGAATCTGGGGAACAATCTGTGGGAACCATTGGGACAATAACGATGCGACAGTTGTATGTCGACAGCTTGCACTTGG GGAAAGAGGTACAGCAAAACACATACCCTTTTCTGGATTAGGCCTTATTCCTGTTTTTTGGAGTGAAGTGCATTGTTGTGGTGACGAAGAAAATATACTGTTATGTGAAAAAGACACCTGGCAAGATGGGATATGTCCTCAAAAAATGGCAGCTGCTGTCACATGTAGCTCCTCCCTGG GCCCTGTGTTCACTCCGATCCGGCTGGCCGGTGGGAGCAATGCCAACGAAGGAAGAGTGGAAGTCTACCATGGTGGCCAGTGGGGCACAGTCTGTGATGACCAGTGGGATGATGCAGATGCTGAAGTTGTCTGTCGGCAGCTtggctttgg GGGTGTTGCCAGGGCATGGAGCCAGGCTTACTTTGGAGAAGGCTctggccctgtgctgctggatgaAGTACAGTGCACAGGAAATGAACTCTCGATAGAACAGTGCCCAAAAAGCTCCTGGCAAGAACACAACTGTGGCCACAAAGAAGATGCTGGTGTTTCCTGCACACCTCTCACAG ATGGTGCACTGCGGCTCACAGGTGGGAAGGGCAGTCACGAGGGCCGCCTGGAGGTCTATCACACAGGGCAGTGGGGCACGGTCTGTGATGACGGCTGGACAGAGCTGAACACACAGGTGGtttgctggcagctgggatTTAA GTATGGGAAAAGTGCAGGTATGGAAAAAGAGAGCTACTCAGAAGGAAGCTCTGGGCCCATCTGGTTGGATGATGTGATCTGCTCTGGGAAAGAGACAAACCTTCTGCAGTGCTCCCGGCGGGAGTGGGGGAAGCATGACTGCGACCATCAGGAGGATGTCAGACTTATCTGCCATCCAGAAAATGACAGCCACAAGCGCTCACTTG GTCCTCCCATCAGGCTGATGGATGGTGAGAATAAGAAGGAAGGACGTGTGGAGATTTTTATCAATGGCCAGTGGGGCACAATTTGTGATGATGGATGGTCTGATAAGGATGCAGCTGTAGTCTGCCGACAGCTTGGCTACAA AGGTCCAGCTAGAGCAAGGACAATGGCCTATTTTGGTGAGGGCAAAGGCCCGATCCATGTGGATAATGTCAAGTGTACAGGAAATGAGAGATCCTTGGCAGACTGCATTAAGCAGGACATTGGGACGCACAACTGCCGGCACAGCGAGGATGCGGGGGTCATCTGTGACCATCTAAGCAAGAAAGTCCCTGGGAACAGCAATAAAG ATTCTCTTGCTTCTGTTTGTGGGCTGAGGTTACTCCATCGTCGACAAAAACGAATAATTGGTGGGAGAAATTCTTTACG GGGCAGCTGGCCGTGGCAGGTGGCACTGCGGCTGAAATCCTCTCATGGTGACGGAAGACTCCTGTGTGGTGCTACTCTCATCAGCAGCTGTTGGGTCCTCACTGCTGCACACTGCTTTAAAAG GTACGGCAACAACACTCGCAACTACGTAGTGCGGGTTGGAGACTATCACACACTGGTGCTGGAGGAGTACGAGGAGGAAATTGGAGTCCAGGAGATTGTGGTGCACAAGGACTACAGGCCTGACAGCAGCGACTACGACATTGCCTTGGTGAGGCTGCAGGGGCCCGAGGAACAGTGTGCAAGGTTCAGCACCCATGTTCTACCTGCCTGCTTGCCACTGAGAAGGGAGCGACCACAGAAAACTGCTCCCAACTGTTTCATCACTGGATGGGGTGACACAG GATGGGCTTATTCAAGAACACTGCAACAGGCTGCCATCCCCTTACTTCCCAAGAGGGTGTGTGAAGAACGCTACAAAAGGAGATTCACAGGAAGAATGCTCTGTGCTGGAAATGTGCAGGAACAGAAACGAGTTGACAGCTGTCAAGGAGACAGCGGTGGACCACTGATGTGTGAACGCCCAGGGGAAAGCTGGGTCGTGTATGGTGTGACCTCCTGGGGCTATGGCTGTGGGGTCAAAGATTCCCCAGGTGTCTACACAAAAGTATCATCTTTCGTACCCTGGATTAAAAGTGTGACCAAACTATGA